In the Quercus lobata isolate SW786 chromosome 5, ValleyOak3.0 Primary Assembly, whole genome shotgun sequence genome, one interval contains:
- the LOC115990014 gene encoding uncharacterized protein LOC115990014 encodes MQEPQKDLSLRPPTGMIHVILTALGRTDSFPSRVLSVARLPAEDREKEFKRFKKGSSLILGFSNEAKKGTIQPHINALVVTLRIGGFDVKRVVVDPGSAVEVMYPDLYKGLNLRPEDLTAYDSPLINFEGKTVLPKGQIRLPIQTGLEVVEVDFIVVDTYLPYTAIVARPWIYALEAISSTLHQKVKFPSGGQVEEIRGDQTMARQSQINELAEEIKCESLERFTVDNDPERFFQVGSELPLQEKKELVGFLRKNVDIFAWDAYDAPGVDHSFICHYLNVNPTSIPKKQPPRHPSKEHANAVRDEVMKLKKEGAIKEVFYPEWLANTVVVRKKTGKWQGYHQIPLALEDQEKTAFMTPVGNYHYKVMPFRLRNAGSTYQRMMTRMFEPQLGKLIEVYIDDMVVKSKVVSEHVKDLEVVFGILREHKLHLNASKCSFGVGSGKFLGYMVTHKGIEVSPD; translated from the exons ATGCAGGAGCCTCAGAAAGATTTATCTTTAAGACCTCCCACAGGGATGATACACGTCATCCTTACCGCCCTAGGAAGAACCGACTCATTTCCTTCTAGGGTACTGTCCGTGGCTCGGCTCCCAGCCGAGGACAGGGAAAAAGAgtttaaaagatttaaaaagggaagctctttgatactggggttctCGAACGAGGCTAAGAAGGGAACTATCCAACCCCACATCAATGCTCTAGTGGTTACGCTCAGAATTGGAGGTTTTGATGTGAAGAGGGTAGTAGTGGATCCGGGTAGCGCAGTGGAAGTAATGTACCCTGACCTATATAAGGGGCTAAACTTAAGGCCGGAGGATTTGACAGCTTATGACTCTCCGCTTATTAACTTCGAGGGGAAGACTGTCTTACCAAAAGGGCAGATCAGATTACCTATACAGACCGGAttagaggtggtggaggtggattttatcgTGGTCGACACGTACTTGCCCTACACAGCAATAgtagccaggccatggatcTACGCCCTGGAAGCCATATCTTCTACGCTCCACCAAAAGGTGAAGTTCCCGTCCGGAGGCCAAGTGGAAGAGATTCGTGGAGATCAGACCATGGCCAGGCaat CACAAATCAacgaactagccgaggagataaaATGCGAGAGTTTAGAAAGATTTACGGTGGACAATGACCCAGAAAGATTTTTCCAAGTCGGATCGGAGCTACCTCTTCAAGAGAAAAAAGAACTGGTCGGGTTTCTGAGGAAAAATGTTGATATATTTGCATGGGATGCCTACGATGCCCCGGGGGTTGACCATAGTTTCATTTGCCACTACTTAAATGTTAATCCAACTTCTAttccgaagaagcagccaccccgacaCCCTTCAAAAGAGCACGCCAATGCCGTTAGGGACGAAGTGATGAAGCTGAAAAAGgaaggggctatcaaagaggtcttttaccccgaatggctgGCAAATACGGTGGTGGTGAGAAAGAAGACGGGGAAGTGGCAA ggtTATCATCAGATACCGCTGGCATTAGAAGATCAGGAGAAAACAGCATTCATGACACCCGttggaaactaccactataaggtgatgcctttcagATTGAGGAATGCAGGATCAacttaccaaaggatgatgaccagaatgtttGAACCACAGTTAGGCAAGCTTATTGAAGtatacatagacgatatggtagtaaaaagtaaggtggtgtccgagcatgtaAAAGACCTTGAGGTTGTCTTTGGCATCTTAAGGGAACATAAGTTGCACctcaatgcttccaaatgttcattcggggttgggtctgggaaattcctggGATATATGGTAACCCATAAAGGAATAGAGGTAAGCCCGGACTAG